A single window of Flagellimonas maritima DNA harbors:
- a CDS encoding lysophospholipid acyltransferase family protein yields the protein MLKLLRKLGYILYRIWFYILVTVPILIFFPFLLLTTLSEKTYPQFFWLARNIWARTILYGMGCFPKITREQQLIKGKSYMLVANHTSMLDIMLMLMVSSNPFVFVGKKELVKIPIFGFFYKRVCILVDRENIKSRTGVYRRAQRRLDQGLSICIFPEGGVPEENIILDEFKDGAFKMAIAHKIPIVPITFHDNKKRFSFTFLSGGPGRVRATVHQFFETGILAEEDKSTLREEVRKIIYKNLTS from the coding sequence ATGCTAAAATTACTTCGGAAACTGGGGTATATTCTGTATAGAATTTGGTTTTATATACTTGTAACAGTACCTATTTTAATTTTCTTCCCCTTTCTCTTATTGACCACCCTTTCTGAAAAAACCTATCCCCAATTTTTTTGGTTGGCCAGGAACATCTGGGCAAGGACAATACTGTACGGTATGGGCTGTTTTCCAAAAATAACCAGGGAACAGCAATTGATAAAGGGAAAGAGCTATATGTTGGTCGCCAACCATACCAGTATGTTGGATATTATGTTGATGCTTATGGTAAGCAGTAATCCGTTTGTATTTGTAGGTAAAAAAGAGTTGGTGAAGATTCCTATTTTTGGATTTTTTTATAAGCGTGTTTGTATTTTGGTTGATAGGGAAAATATAAAAAGTAGAACGGGAGTTTACAGGAGAGCACAAAGAAGATTGGATCAGGGCCTAAGTATTTGTATTTTTCCGGAAGGAGGTGTGCCAGAAGAGAATATTATCCTTGATGAATTTAAGGATGGAGCGTTTAAAATGGCGATTGCGCACAAGATCCCAATAGTTCCCATCACCTTTCACGATAATAAGAAACGATTTTCCTTTACTTTTTTAAGTGGTGGACCTGGAAGAGTGCGCGCTACGGTACATCAATTTTTTGAGACTGGTATTTTGGCAGAGGAGGACAAATCTACACTTCGCGAGGAGGTTAGAAAGATTATCTATAAAAATCTTACTAGCTAA
- a CDS encoding sensor histidine kinase, translating into MLENHYRSLPIQNVLKVPSYGFEEIKGFSEKVYLGDTIAFKVFELEDDNLSINEILKKSEEFKPASYFTGKTNPKNIYWIELDFRDNLDSIKNSSILNLKFTSFDYGILFLKKKEAIEMTAIGLFNKQSTSKRIMLKNYLSQREIVKGNLINNQYLYLKVKRVTFNEKIHNWKFSFTPNVIPNGYTINDFKNLFPYYFFAGLCLLMWLSTLSSFFFLRKKEFLFYSFYVFTLFIYVTGDIFGIYDYFFSGYGIVQHWFSQSFILFANIAYAFFFMHYIRTKKDYPLLHFLMKTIIALHILVLGIMFIFYSQSYLDGLNYIVGTLMKIVYFLSIIVMVYIIVKAKNPLAYFVGFASIAFLIGTLAHVYLASPDDGLLLNSRYFLLIGCSVEIIIFAFGLNYKVNLEFQENLSLQKKASIEKAKALRAQLNPHFIFNSLNAIQHLVTLNDKKSTLKYISKFGNLIRSVLESSIETNAMLNEEIKMIEDYLELESLRFDNAFSYKINIDENLDLNTIEIPFMILQPFVENAIIHGLLPKKNGPKQLIINFKEENGFVVCEIDDNGVGRRHVKKEKRSYQKEKKSRGLEITKQRLASLNKHQDAIKILDKYIDGKSSGTKVTIKIPL; encoded by the coding sequence ATGTTAGAAAATCATTATAGAAGCTTACCAATCCAGAATGTTCTAAAAGTGCCATCGTACGGCTTTGAAGAAATTAAAGGATTTTCTGAAAAGGTTTACCTAGGTGACACTATTGCCTTTAAGGTTTTTGAATTGGAGGATGATAATCTGTCAATTAATGAAATATTAAAAAAATCCGAAGAATTTAAGCCAGCTTCATATTTTACAGGAAAAACAAACCCTAAGAATATTTATTGGATCGAACTTGATTTTCGAGATAATCTTGACTCCATAAAGAATAGTTCTATATTGAACCTAAAGTTTACTTCTTTTGATTATGGGATTCTTTTTCTTAAAAAAAAGGAAGCAATTGAAATGACAGCAATTGGTCTTTTCAACAAACAATCTACGAGTAAAAGAATTATGTTAAAAAATTACCTTTCACAGAGAGAAATAGTGAAAGGGAACCTAATAAATAATCAATATTTATATTTAAAGGTAAAGCGTGTAACCTTTAATGAAAAAATCCATAACTGGAAGTTCAGCTTTACACCAAACGTAATTCCGAATGGATATACCATAAATGATTTTAAGAATCTTTTCCCGTACTATTTTTTTGCAGGCCTTTGTTTATTGATGTGGCTTTCGACACTAAGTTCTTTCTTCTTTTTAAGAAAAAAAGAGTTCTTATTCTATTCTTTTTATGTTTTTACTCTCTTTATTTATGTTACAGGAGATATTTTTGGGATATATGATTATTTCTTTAGTGGGTATGGTATAGTTCAGCACTGGTTCTCACAAAGTTTTATACTTTTTGCCAATATTGCATATGCTTTTTTCTTTATGCACTACATACGAACTAAAAAGGATTATCCGTTGCTTCATTTTCTAATGAAGACAATAATAGCACTGCATATTTTAGTATTGGGAATTATGTTCATTTTCTATTCTCAATCCTATTTAGATGGTCTGAATTATATAGTAGGTACTTTAATGAAGATTGTTTATTTTTTATCCATAATTGTTATGGTGTACATTATCGTGAAAGCTAAAAATCCTTTGGCATATTTTGTGGGCTTCGCATCAATAGCTTTCCTGATAGGCACTTTGGCACACGTATATTTGGCAAGTCCGGATGACGGATTGCTACTCAATAGCCGATATTTTTTATTAATAGGTTGTTCTGTTGAAATAATAATATTTGCCTTTGGCCTAAATTATAAAGTTAATTTGGAGTTTCAGGAAAACCTATCATTGCAGAAAAAAGCTTCAATTGAAAAAGCAAAAGCATTAAGAGCACAATTGAATCCCCACTTTATTTTTAATTCATTGAATGCAATTCAACATTTAGTGACTTTAAATGACAAAAAATCCACGCTTAAATACATTTCCAAATTTGGCAACCTTATTCGTAGTGTTCTTGAGAGTTCGATAGAAACGAACGCCATGCTCAACGAGGAAATAAAAATGATAGAAGATTATTTGGAACTCGAATCCCTTCGTTTTGACAATGCTTTTTCCTATAAAATCAACATCGACGAAAATTTGGATTTGAATACTATTGAAATCCCCTTTATGATTTTACAACCTTTTGTGGAAAATGCCATAATCCACGGCTTATTGCCCAAAAAGAACGGTCCCAAGCAACTTATCATAAATTTTAAAGAGGAAAACGGTTTTGTAGTATGTGAGATCGATGATAATGGAGTAGGAAGACGACACGTAAAAAAAGAAAAAAGAAGCTATCAAAAAGAAAAAAAATCCAGAGGCTTGGAAATTACCAAACAGCGCTTGGCCTCCTTGAACAAACACCAAGATGCGATCAAAATCTTGGACAAATATATAGATGGTAAATCATCCGGCACTAAGGTCACAATTAAAATTCCTTTGTAG